The genomic segment ACACGCTTCCATCGGGCGCCATTTCGGTGGACCTGTAcggcaaaagagagagagagagagagagagagagagcaaacgagTGAGCAAGGGGGGGCGCGGGGAACTAGCGGAAAAACAGGACGATGATAACTTGCGCTCCAGTGAGTTTTCCGGGCGTTCCGGTCTCTAATGAACTGTTTCATCCTGTGTTGttgtcactcgctcgctcgttcgcttggttggtttggttgggtttggttggtggcggGGCTACCCGCGGGGCTACTCTAACCCGTGCACCGCTCCGTGCCAAACCATCAATTAGAAACCCCCTGCGCTACCAGGGCGTTCCATAGAAACCAACACAACTCGTAGCCgtgtgagcgagcgcgcgcgcgtgtgtacgtAACGCCCCCGGTATGCACTCAACCCGAAACGCAAACGTGCCGCCGGTTACTACGGTTGAGTGGGTGGAACGCCGTGCCCCAAGCTTTGTGGCCTTTGTTTTCGAGGGGGTTTTAGTATAGTGAGGATCGGTAGTGAGTAAAGATCACATCTCAGCTTTCATCTCACCTCTCAGCTCACATCTCATcagcatctcatctcatcagcaTCTCATCAGCATCTCATTAAacccgttctcgttctcgttcttctttgttttcgctttcaaaGCAGAGCACCACAACGACAGCACCGCCCGTGACGGTAACACTGACGGTACCGACGGGCGAAGAGTTGGGCTACGatttgcaacagcagcaacagcagcaaccaccaccaccatcaacaccaaccTCCTATCAAAAGCGCCCGGTATCGGTGTACTCGGTGAACCAGCGCgtcccaccgccaccgatcatCCGGGCCGTCTCGTACCAACCGTCGCTGGCCGGAACCGCGTTCACGCACCAGTCGGAGGATGGGTCCgggcacggccacggccacccgCCGTTACCACCGTCGACGGTGGAGGAAAAGTCGAAGCACACGCGCCGCTACCTGGCCGGTGTGACCGGCATCAGCTACGCACTCTTTCTCATCGTGTTCGGTTTGATCGCGTTCATCACGGACGCGGTGGAGAACAACGCACGGTACCCGCTGGCCGAGGTGTTTGCCCTCTACATGGTCTCTACCGGGATCGTGTACTTTGTCTTTCTGTACATCGACATCCGGTTGTACGTGCGGCGGGCACAGCGTGCGGTCGAGGAGCTAAACCGGCGCCGGGAGCTGCTgtacagcgagcagcagcagcagcagcagcagcgtgcgatggcgatggcgatcggtaACGGTGGCCTGGAGCTGTCCGTCGGTGACGAGGCGACGGTGGCGGGCACCAGGAGCATGCCGGTGGAAGCGCTCGGTCCCCTCAAACCGATACCGCACGATTACTGCTTCGTGACGGGGCGGCACGGTGAGATCATTTACCTGAAGCTCGGTGCCACCTGGTTCTGCTTTGGGCTGCTGATccactcggtgctgctgctgtcgtacCAGGGCATCCTGATGAACAGCCGGGATGGCAAGTGGGCCCAGTGTGCGTCGGCCACTACCATCGCGATGGAggtcctgttcctgttctacTGTCTGTTTCTGGTGTTTTTCTTCTGGAAGTACGCGAACATCGTGATCAACCGGTACCGTGGGTTGGCCCGGTTCGGTATCATGCACGCCATCGGTACCGCGCTCGCCTTCTGGGTGCTGACGATCGTGCGCGAAACGGTCGTCGCGATCCGGATCAAGCAGTCGTACTActacggcgacggcgacggcgataacgaggatgatggtgcgacGGTGGAGAAGCTggcgaccggtggtgctggtgacgggCCGG from the Anopheles aquasalis chromosome X, idAnoAquaMG_Q_19, whole genome shotgun sequence genome contains:
- the LOC126571781 gene encoding proton channel OtopLc-like is translated as MADTAPAAQSTTTTAPPVTVTLTVPTGEELGYDLQQQQQQQPPPPSTPTSYQKRPVSVYSVNQRVPPPPIIRAVSYQPSLAGTAFTHQSEDGSGHGHGHPPLPPSTVEEKSKHTRRYLAGVTGISYALFLIVFGLIAFITDAVENNARYPLAEVFALYMVSTGIVYFVFLYIDIRLYVRRAQRAVEELNRRRELLYSEQQQQQQQRAMAMAIGNGGLELSVGDEATVAGTRSMPVEALGPLKPIPHDYCFVTGRHGEIIYLKLGATWFCFGLLIHSVLLLSYQGILMNSRDGKWAQCASATTIAMEVLFLFYCLFLVFFFWKYANIVINRYRGLARFGIMHAIGTALAFWVLTIVRETVVAIRIKQSYYYGDGDGDNEDDGATVEKLATGGAGDGPVEQRTAPSLATLECPGPEELNQVLASFSPYLYPFVIEFNILIVGLLYMIYANISKCPKKITVKGHRGHGGGHGSVHGDHQSKVGGGSVVDGFDGRSEHSEHCDDTLDHEAQVKSRLIVYGDCQHASRGLFAGLLLVVATIVVIILFHIASRDDDYRDTGILLDGIFEVTVLGIMILATVAAYYQTTRLDINPHPISRLDDVLLFIAIPAFFSETLFSMIPAFENGSILNGFIVFTQVTQVLIQTPWICDALRRCSNTAELQRTKPGKELVTFMTIANVSLWIYYTFAVKTGDFGDERYEYYGDVLWSILNHLSLPLIMFYRFHSSVCLVDIWRHSYEPGEHAH